The following coding sequences lie in one Oryctolagus cuniculus chromosome 7, mOryCun1.1, whole genome shotgun sequence genomic window:
- the CCDC181 gene encoding coiled-coil domain-containing protein 181 isoform X5, with translation MNENKDFDSKESEEYEDDFEKDLEWLINEKEKSDVSIIEMAYEKEENVIQELKKNETEIEHTEQASDYDKSLKAEASLRRNDFISVPSSQPLDPISDTDSENSFQESKLESQKDLEEEEDEEVRRYIMEKIIQANKILQSQPVNDKRERKLKFKDKLVDLEVPPLEETDNYKNYFENESNMYGKLSQLCISSELGQENVLLSITDGSCEENKDRKILVERDGKFELLNLQDIESQGFLPPINNVMNTDNEPQQLSLRSSNSSVSGAKKEESPVASHAITHSSAGEPVAYIPQPPPNPNTRPGSVAYSDRSKGSWRSNNRTQSANISPVTSTYCLSPRQKELQKLLEQKREKLRREEEQRKIEEEKERKKENDVVFKAWLQKKREQVLEMRRIQRAKQIEDMNSRMAKKETDRKNSRATSSQRKN, from the exons atgaatgaaaataaagattttgatTCAAAAGAAAGTGAAGAATATGAAGATGACTTTGAAAAGGACCTGGAGTGGttaattaatgaaaaagaaaaaagtgatgtCAGCATAATAGAG atggcttatgagaaggaagaaaatgttatccaagaattaaaaaagaatgaaacagaaataGAACACACTGAACAGGCTTCTGATTATGACAAATCTTTGAAGGCTGAAGCTTCACTAAGAAGAAATGACTTCATTTCTGTACCAAGTAGTCAACCTTTAGATCCAATATCAGATACAGATAGTGAAAACTCTTTCCAAGAATCCAAATTAGAAAGCCAGAAAgatctggaggaggaagaggatgaggaagtAAGGAGATATATAATGGAGAAAATTATACAAGCTAACAAAATTCTACAGAGTCAACCTGTGAATgataaaagggagagaaaactTAAGTTCAAAGACAAATTAGTTGATCTGGAAGTTCCCCCACTGGAAGAAACTGataattacaaaaattattttgaaaatgaaagtaaTATGTATGGAAAACTATCACAGTTATGTATTTCCAGTGAACTTGGACAAGAAAATGTGCTCTTGTCAATTACTGATGGAAGCTGTGAAGAAAACAAGGATAGGAAGATACTggtagagagagatggaaaatttGAACTTCTGAATTTACAAGACATTGAGAGTCAGGGATTTTTGCCCCCCATTAATAATGTTATGAATACAGACAATGAACCTCAGCAGTTGTCACTCAGATCCTCCAACTCATCTGTCAGTGGTGCCAAGAAAGAAGAGTCTCCAGTGGCCAGTCATGCTATCACTCACTCATCAGCAGGAGAGCCAGTAGCTTATATCCCTCAGCCACCACCCAACCCCAACACTCGCCCAGGCTCTGTTGCCTACTCAGATCGCAGTAAAGGGAGTTGGAGATCTAATAACAGGACACAGTCTGCAAATATATCTCCAGTGACCTCAACATACTGTCTTTCCCCTcgacagaaagaactgcaaaaacTGCTGGAACAAAAGCGAGAAAAGCTAAGGAGAGAG GAAGAACAACGGAAaatagaagaagagaaagaaaggaaaaaagagaatgatGTAGTATTTAAAGCATGGTTGCAAAAGAAAAGAGAGCAGGTTCTAGAAATGAGGAGAATTCAACGAGCAAAACAAATTGAAGACATGAACAGTAGA